Proteins encoded by one window of Tunturibacter psychrotolerans:
- a CDS encoding ketopantoate reductase family protein, translating into MKILVVGAGAVGGYFGARLAQAGRDVTFLVRAARAQQLQRDGLRIISPHGDLTLKPQTITSTEITGPYDIIFLSVKAQALDQAIKDMAPAVGPETMIYTALNGMRHIGTLVHSFGEQAVLGGVTFVSTDLDEQGRIVQLTPVDKVIYGERSGEITPRIRSLDETLSNAGFATELSTNITQAMWDKWVTIASFGLMTCLLGGPVGEINAVSDGKQTALQAIDECAAIAKACGFPTPLPHLEIVRKLASEKGSKFTSSMYRDLQKGAPVEVDTILGDLLDHGHAHQIEAPLLQACCVRLRVYQNTLTSNKS; encoded by the coding sequence ATGAAGATTCTTGTGGTTGGTGCCGGCGCAGTAGGCGGTTACTTCGGAGCGCGTCTCGCGCAGGCGGGCCGCGACGTCACCTTTCTCGTCAGGGCCGCTCGCGCCCAGCAACTCCAACGCGACGGCCTCCGCATCATCAGCCCCCACGGCGACCTCACCCTCAAACCGCAGACCATCACGAGCACCGAGATCACCGGCCCCTACGATATCATCTTCCTCAGCGTCAAAGCCCAAGCCCTCGACCAAGCCATCAAAGACATGGCCCCCGCCGTCGGCCCCGAGACGATGATCTATACCGCACTGAACGGCATGCGCCACATAGGCACACTCGTGCACAGCTTCGGCGAACAAGCCGTCCTCGGTGGAGTCACCTTTGTCTCCACCGATCTCGACGAACAAGGCCGCATCGTTCAACTCACACCCGTGGATAAGGTCATCTACGGCGAACGCAGCGGAGAGATTACCCCTCGCATTCGCTCTCTCGACGAAACCCTGAGCAACGCCGGCTTCGCTACCGAACTCTCCACCAACATTACCCAGGCCATGTGGGACAAATGGGTGACGATCGCCTCCTTCGGTCTCATGACCTGTCTGCTAGGCGGTCCCGTTGGCGAAATTAACGCGGTCTCCGATGGCAAGCAGACCGCCCTCCAAGCCATAGACGAATGCGCGGCGATCGCGAAGGCGTGCGGCTTCCCTACCCCGCTGCCTCATCTCGAAATTGTCCGCAAACTAGCCTCCGAGAAAGGCTCAAAGTTCACCTCGTCGATGTACCGCGACCTCCAAAAAGGTGCACCCGTCGAAGTCGACACCATCCTCGGCGACCTGCTCGACCACGGCCACGCCCACCAGATCGAAGCTCCTCTACTTCAAGCCTGCTGCGTCCGCCTCCGTGTCTACCAAAACACCCTCACGTCCAACAAATCCTGA
- the ftsY gene encoding signal recognition particle-docking protein FtsY: MAFSLFGKRDKPEQQPDQPTTSPVEPQEPKRGFFDRMKEAVTRTRESFSESISSVIALTREVDETTLVGLEPILLAADLGAPTTALVMENLRQRALRVGIQGGDDLKRLLKAELKQVLDNVARPITHPTTPPEVIMMVGVNGTGKTTTTGKLAAHFTAQGRTVLLCAADTFRAAAIEQLEVWAQRSDVQIIKTKQGGDPSAALYDACAAAKARNTQILIVDTAGRLHTKTDLMKELDKMRRTAEKLIPGSPHQTLLVMDATTGQNGLTQARLFTEAAHVTGIVLTKLDGTAKGGIVLAIATELKLPVIYAGIGEKLEDIIPFDSASFVDSLLD, encoded by the coding sequence ATGGCTTTTTCCCTCTTCGGCAAACGCGACAAACCCGAGCAACAACCCGACCAGCCCACCACCTCCCCCGTAGAGCCGCAGGAGCCAAAACGCGGCTTCTTCGACCGGATGAAGGAGGCGGTCACCCGCACCCGCGAGAGCTTCTCCGAATCCATCAGCTCCGTCATCGCACTTACCCGCGAAGTCGACGAGACCACCCTCGTCGGTCTCGAGCCCATCCTCCTCGCCGCCGATCTCGGCGCCCCCACGACCGCCCTCGTCATGGAAAACCTACGCCAGCGAGCCCTCCGCGTCGGCATCCAGGGTGGCGACGATCTTAAACGCCTCCTTAAAGCCGAGCTCAAGCAGGTCCTCGACAATGTGGCCCGTCCCATCACCCACCCGACCACGCCGCCCGAGGTCATCATGATGGTCGGGGTCAACGGCACCGGCAAGACCACCACCACCGGCAAGCTCGCGGCCCACTTCACCGCGCAGGGCCGTACCGTTCTCCTATGCGCCGCCGACACCTTCCGCGCCGCTGCGATTGAACAGCTAGAAGTCTGGGCACAACGCTCCGACGTCCAGATCATCAAGACCAAGCAAGGCGGCGACCCATCAGCCGCCCTCTACGACGCCTGCGCCGCTGCCAAGGCCCGCAACACCCAGATCCTCATCGTCGATACCGCCGGCCGCCTCCACACCAAGACCGACCTCATGAAGGAGCTCGACAAGATGCGCCGCACCGCAGAAAAACTGATTCCCGGCTCACCACACCAGACCCTCCTCGTCATGGATGCCACCACAGGGCAGAACGGCCTCACCCAGGCCCGCCTCTTCACCGAAGCCGCTCACGTCACCGGCATCGTCCTTACGAAACTAGACGGCACCGCAAAGGGTGGCATTGTCCTGGCCATCGCCACCGAACTCAAACTCCCCGTCATCTACGCCGGCATCGGAGAAAAACTCGAAGACATCATCCCCTTCGACAGCGCCAGCTTCGTCGATTCCCTACTCGACTAA
- a CDS encoding beta-glucosidase, giving the protein MSLRKSKYLAVVFCLGALSVFSVASWAQAVPAEHADEARVDRLLKQMTLEEKMDLIRGGLEDPSVYQGQAGYLPGVPRLHVPSLRMADGPPGLLTRVAGQAETATMGVAATFSAKDAEANGLVIGREARSLGIDVVLQPFVNIDRDITFARAYNTFGEDPYLTGVMGAAEIRGAQGQGVMAQTKHYVGYDSNSYNIFIDQQTLHEVYAAPFAEAIKAGTSSVMCSYNRINGPFACGNSDTLKTILKDEMGFKGFVTSDWGGVHSVLFLNEGLDMEMPGAAEADSPFKAFINNYFVTAPPEPASNRPVDMDELTGILGGPIPEEPQGAGMDMGAFPRDNDKTTMREALKNGTVTEATITAAARRVLYEIDRFGYLDGKQKHDVTPQAIEENAAVIRKTAEDAAVLLKNEHALPLKNDDLQSLALIGPGALQIAAIGTFGERSPGLTDRQIGPLDALKKGAPSANVTFAVDDDMTGVPVPALALSHDGSPGLLRTESSARETVDAQLDFTHSNGKSLPADGTVTWKGTLTVPSEGEYWLYLQALGARGRLMIDGKRIGQTGAAKGTVHGDIQYATQDNGFPTVDGLDNVRRAVQLTAGPHSITVMASGDTSKAPEQIRLNWVTPELRESNHKAAIDAAKKAHTAVVFVWTRGKPDFALPGEQDKLVDEVAAVNPNTIVVMNVSQPVAMPWLGKVKGVVQMWWTGDEGGWATADVLLGKVNPGGRLPFTWAKQLTDYAANDPAHPERSAKGVDGKTTYSEGVDVGYRWFDKEKIEPLFPFGFGLSYTTFEYSDLKVAKASDHGLDVSVRVKNTGSVAGDEVPQVYLDAPEKQPQGVQFAPKTLAAFDRVTLAPGESKDVKMHVTPRALEYWSVAEKRWVRSDARRVRVGSSSRDLKLTAEK; this is encoded by the coding sequence ATGTCGTTGAGGAAGAGTAAATATCTCGCAGTCGTTTTTTGTCTGGGTGCATTGAGCGTTTTCAGTGTGGCGTCATGGGCACAGGCAGTTCCGGCAGAGCATGCGGATGAGGCCCGGGTGGACCGGTTGCTGAAGCAGATGACGCTGGAAGAGAAGATGGACCTGATTCGGGGCGGGCTTGAGGATCCTTCTGTTTATCAGGGGCAGGCTGGATATCTGCCCGGAGTTCCGAGGCTGCATGTGCCCTCGCTGCGTATGGCCGATGGGCCTCCGGGATTGTTGACGCGGGTTGCGGGGCAGGCCGAGACGGCGACGATGGGTGTTGCCGCTACCTTCAGCGCCAAAGATGCAGAGGCGAATGGTCTGGTGATTGGCCGCGAGGCGCGGTCGCTCGGCATCGATGTGGTGTTGCAGCCGTTCGTAAATATCGATCGCGATATTACGTTTGCGCGCGCTTACAACACGTTTGGTGAAGATCCGTACTTGACGGGTGTGATGGGCGCTGCCGAGATTCGCGGGGCGCAGGGTCAAGGCGTGATGGCGCAGACGAAACACTATGTGGGGTATGACTCGAATTCGTACAACATCTTCATCGACCAGCAAACGCTGCACGAGGTTTATGCTGCGCCGTTTGCAGAGGCGATCAAGGCTGGTACCTCCTCGGTGATGTGCTCGTATAACCGCATCAATGGACCGTTTGCTTGCGGCAACAGCGATACGTTGAAGACGATCCTGAAGGACGAGATGGGCTTCAAGGGATTCGTGACGTCGGACTGGGGCGGAGTGCACAGCGTTCTGTTCCTTAATGAAGGTCTGGATATGGAGATGCCCGGTGCTGCGGAGGCGGACAGTCCCTTCAAAGCGTTCATCAACAACTATTTTGTGACAGCTCCGCCGGAGCCAGCTTCGAATAGGCCGGTCGATATGGATGAACTCACCGGCATTCTTGGTGGCCCCATTCCTGAGGAGCCACAGGGAGCCGGGATGGATATGGGCGCGTTCCCGCGCGATAACGACAAGACGACGATGCGGGAGGCGTTGAAGAACGGCACCGTGACGGAGGCTACGATTACGGCTGCAGCGCGGAGAGTGCTGTATGAGATCGATCGCTTTGGATATCTGGATGGCAAGCAGAAGCATGATGTGACGCCGCAGGCTATCGAAGAGAACGCTGCTGTGATTCGAAAGACGGCGGAGGATGCGGCGGTACTGTTGAAGAACGAGCATGCGTTGCCGTTGAAGAATGATGATTTACAGTCGCTGGCGCTGATTGGGCCGGGAGCTTTGCAGATTGCGGCGATTGGTACGTTTGGCGAGCGGAGTCCTGGGCTGACGGATCGGCAGATTGGACCACTTGATGCGTTGAAGAAGGGCGCTCCATCGGCCAATGTTACGTTTGCGGTGGATGACGATATGACGGGCGTGCCTGTGCCTGCATTGGCGCTGTCGCATGATGGTAGTCCCGGGCTGCTGCGCACGGAGAGTTCGGCCAGGGAGACGGTGGATGCGCAGCTCGACTTTACGCATAGCAATGGCAAGTCGCTGCCTGCTGATGGCACAGTGACGTGGAAGGGAACGCTGACGGTGCCGAGCGAAGGGGAGTACTGGCTCTATCTGCAGGCACTGGGTGCTCGAGGCAGGCTGATGATCGACGGGAAGCGCATCGGGCAGACCGGCGCGGCGAAGGGAACGGTGCATGGCGATATCCAATATGCCACGCAGGACAACGGATTCCCGACGGTCGATGGGTTGGATAATGTGCGGCGCGCAGTGCAGCTGACTGCGGGACCGCATTCGATCACGGTGATGGCGAGCGGCGATACTTCGAAGGCGCCGGAACAGATTCGGTTGAACTGGGTGACGCCGGAGTTGCGGGAGAGCAATCACAAGGCGGCTATCGATGCGGCGAAGAAGGCGCATACGGCGGTGGTGTTTGTTTGGACGCGAGGGAAGCCGGACTTTGCGTTGCCGGGGGAGCAGGACAAGCTCGTGGATGAGGTTGCGGCTGTGAACCCGAACACGATAGTGGTGATGAATGTGAGCCAGCCTGTCGCGATGCCGTGGTTGGGCAAGGTGAAGGGCGTGGTGCAGATGTGGTGGACGGGCGATGAAGGCGGTTGGGCCACGGCGGATGTTCTGCTGGGGAAGGTTAATCCGGGTGGGCGGCTGCCGTTTACGTGGGCGAAGCAGTTGACCGACTATGCGGCGAATGACCCGGCGCATCCGGAGCGGTCGGCCAAGGGTGTGGATGGGAAGACGACTTACTCTGAGGGCGTGGATGTTGGGTATCGGTGGTTCGATAAAGAGAAGATCGAGCCGCTGTTTCCGTTTGGATTCGGGCTCTCATATACGACGTTTGAGTACTCGGACCTGAAGGTTGCGAAGGCTTCGGATCACGGACTGGATGTTTCGGTGCGGGTGAAGAACACCGGCAGCGTGGCGGGGGATGAGGTGCCGCAGGTGTATCTCGATGCTCCTGAGAAGCAGCCGCAGGGGGTGCAGTTTGCACCGAAGACGCTGGCTGCGTTTGATCGTGTGACGCTGGCGCCGGGTGAGAGCAAGGACGTGAAGATGCATGTGACTCCGCGTGCGCTCGAGTATTGGTCGGTGGCGGAGAAGAGGTGGGTGCGGTCGGATGCGAGACGGGTGCGGGTGGGCTCTTCGTCGCGTGATTTGAAGCTGACTGCGGAGAAGTAG
- the ribD gene encoding bifunctional diaminohydroxyphosphoribosylaminopyrimidine deaminase/5-amino-6-(5-phosphoribosylamino)uracil reductase RibD: MQQSTTTRSDQDHALMRRALKLAAETVALASPNPQVGCVLTQTPPSGGTPKVIGEGAHLYANRDHAEIVALKQAAQRGFSTKGATAYVTLEPCSHHGRTGPCADALIAAGICRCVVATQDPNPQVSGQGLAKLRAAGIEVTLGVLQQQARDLNDAFAHFIQHRIPFVTLKAALSVDGKLAPPATWRRPNQPHWLTGPAARYEVQLLRHAADAVLTGIGTVLADDPQLTDRSGLLGPNNLPRRRPLLRVILDSQLRIPLSSQLLRSAGDDRDSGHPNLLILCSKTAPSAKITALTDLGALVETIPDHAGRLSLPTVLTALAEHNILSLLLECGSHLNGAFLQQNLVDKAVLIYAETELGDQAIPFAQGIASPYLFEESLHRITRANYGPDTCVTGYLHEPWRTQVAPPSKAIS, translated from the coding sequence ATGCAGCAGTCCACAACAACCCGTTCCGATCAGGATCATGCGTTAATGAGGCGAGCCCTTAAGCTCGCGGCGGAGACCGTCGCTCTCGCCTCGCCAAACCCTCAGGTAGGCTGCGTCCTCACCCAGACACCGCCCAGTGGAGGCACCCCTAAGGTCATCGGCGAAGGCGCGCACCTCTACGCCAACCGCGACCACGCGGAGATCGTCGCACTCAAACAAGCTGCACAACGGGGCTTCTCCACCAAGGGGGCCACGGCCTACGTCACCCTCGAACCCTGCAGCCACCACGGCCGCACCGGCCCCTGCGCCGACGCCCTCATCGCCGCCGGAATTTGCCGCTGCGTTGTTGCCACCCAGGACCCGAACCCACAAGTCAGCGGTCAGGGTTTAGCCAAGCTCCGCGCCGCAGGCATCGAGGTCACCCTCGGAGTCCTTCAGCAACAGGCCCGCGATCTGAACGACGCCTTCGCCCACTTCATCCAGCACCGAATCCCCTTCGTCACCCTCAAGGCCGCGCTCTCAGTCGACGGCAAACTCGCCCCACCTGCGACGTGGCGCCGTCCCAACCAACCCCACTGGCTCACCGGTCCCGCGGCCCGCTACGAGGTCCAACTCCTCCGCCATGCCGCCGATGCAGTGCTCACGGGAATCGGTACCGTGTTGGCCGATGACCCACAACTCACCGACCGCAGCGGCCTCCTCGGCCCCAATAATCTACCCCGACGACGCCCGCTCCTCCGCGTCATCCTCGACTCTCAGCTAAGAATCCCTCTCTCCTCGCAACTGTTGCGCTCAGCCGGTGACGACAGAGACTCCGGCCACCCAAACCTGCTGATCTTGTGCAGCAAAACCGCGCCAAGCGCAAAAATCACTGCCCTCACAGATCTCGGCGCACTGGTCGAGACCATCCCCGACCACGCTGGCCGCCTCAGCCTGCCCACAGTCCTCACCGCTCTCGCCGAACACAACATCCTCAGCCTGCTACTCGAGTGCGGCTCCCACCTCAACGGCGCCTTCCTCCAGCAAAACCTCGTCGACAAGGCCGTGCTCATCTACGCCGAGACCGAACTAGGCGACCAGGCCATCCCCTTCGCCCAGGGCATCGCCTCCCCTTATCTCTTCGAAGAGTCCCTGCACCGCATCACCCGCGCCAACTACGGCCCGGACACCTGCGTAACCGGCTACCTCCACGAACCTTGGCGCACTCAAGTCGCACCGCCATCGAAAGCGATAAGCTAA
- a CDS encoding riboflavin synthase, with translation MFTGLIETTGTLLAITPTAGATRITIASPTLTARLNTGDSIAVNGVCLTALSIEPNAFPPRFSADLAAETIARTTLTHLRPDATVNLELPTPAGSPLGGHVVQGHVDGTATLLSLTPITPDQPETDWRLRIQLPDSLTRYVVPQGSITIEGISLTVASITGSVVEVAIIPHTYAATSLHTLTPGSPLNIEVDVLSKYAERQHSSEKFTLTEEYLIANGY, from the coding sequence ATGTTCACTGGACTGATCGAGACCACCGGCACGCTTCTGGCCATCACGCCGACCGCAGGTGCCACGCGCATCACCATCGCCTCGCCCACGCTCACCGCGCGCCTCAACACAGGCGACAGCATCGCGGTCAACGGTGTCTGTCTCACTGCGCTCAGCATCGAGCCCAACGCCTTCCCCCCGCGCTTCTCCGCCGACCTCGCAGCCGAGACCATCGCTCGCACCACCCTCACCCACCTGCGTCCCGACGCCACCGTGAACCTCGAGCTCCCCACTCCAGCAGGCTCGCCACTCGGTGGTCACGTCGTTCAGGGCCACGTCGACGGTACCGCCACGCTGCTGTCGCTCACCCCCATCACGCCAGATCAACCCGAAACCGACTGGCGCCTCCGCATCCAGCTACCCGATTCACTCACCCGCTACGTCGTTCCCCAGGGCTCCATCACCATCGAAGGTATCAGCCTCACTGTCGCCTCTATCACTGGCAGCGTGGTCGAGGTTGCCATCATCCCCCACACCTACGCCGCCACCAGCCTTCACACCCTCACCCCGGGCTCCCCACTGAACATCGAGGTAGACGTCCTCAGCAAATACGCCGAACGCCAGCACTCCTCAGAAAAATTCACCCTCACCGAGGAGTACCTCATAGCCAACGGTTACTAA
- the rho gene encoding transcription termination factor Rho: protein MTISELKEHNIAELGKLARGLDIAGTSGLRKQDLIFKILQAQSEKEGHIFAEGVLEILPDGYGFLRSPDYNYLPGPDDIYVSPSQIRKFDLKTGDTISGNVRPPHEGEKYFALVKIEAINFESPEETRNKILFDNLTPLYAQERVKMETVREHISGRVMDLLTPVGKGQRGLIVAPPRTGKTMLLQSIANSITANHPEVVLIVLLIDERPEEVTDMQRSVKGEVISSTFDEPAARHVQVAEMVIEKAKRLVEHKRDVVILLDSITRLARAYNTIVPPSGKVLSGGVDSNALQRPKRFFGAARNIEEGGSLTIIATALVDTGSRMDEVIFEEFKGTGNMEVILDRKLVDKRVFPAIDIQRSGTRKEELLIPKEDLQRTWILRKVLNPLSPVEAMELLTDKLAKTRNNQEFLHNMSSI, encoded by the coding sequence ATGACTATTTCAGAGTTAAAAGAACACAATATCGCGGAGCTGGGTAAACTGGCGCGCGGTCTCGACATTGCTGGAACCAGCGGCCTCCGCAAGCAGGACCTTATCTTCAAGATTCTGCAGGCGCAGAGTGAAAAAGAGGGGCACATCTTCGCTGAAGGAGTGCTCGAGATTCTGCCTGATGGGTACGGCTTCCTTCGCTCTCCCGATTACAACTACCTGCCTGGTCCCGATGACATCTATGTGTCTCCTTCGCAGATCCGTAAATTTGACCTGAAAACTGGTGACACGATTAGTGGCAATGTCCGTCCTCCGCATGAGGGCGAGAAGTATTTTGCTCTCGTGAAGATCGAGGCAATCAACTTCGAATCGCCGGAAGAGACGCGCAACAAGATTTTGTTCGACAACCTGACCCCCCTGTATGCGCAGGAGCGGGTGAAGATGGAGACCGTTCGCGAGCACATCTCAGGCCGTGTGATGGACCTGCTGACTCCGGTGGGCAAGGGGCAGCGTGGGTTGATTGTGGCTCCGCCGCGTACCGGTAAGACGATGTTGCTGCAGTCGATCGCGAACAGCATCACCGCGAATCACCCTGAAGTTGTGCTGATCGTTCTGCTGATCGATGAGCGTCCGGAAGAGGTCACCGACATGCAGCGGTCGGTGAAGGGCGAGGTGATTTCGTCGACCTTCGATGAGCCAGCGGCGCGACACGTGCAGGTTGCCGAGATGGTGATTGAGAAGGCAAAGCGGTTGGTGGAGCACAAGCGCGATGTGGTGATTCTGCTGGACTCGATCACTCGTCTGGCGCGTGCTTACAACACGATCGTTCCACCTTCGGGCAAGGTGCTCTCAGGCGGTGTGGATTCGAATGCGCTGCAGAGACCAAAGCGGTTCTTTGGTGCGGCTCGCAACATCGAAGAGGGCGGTTCGCTCACGATCATCGCGACTGCGCTTGTCGATACCGGCTCGCGAATGGATGAAGTCATCTTCGAAGAGTTCAAGGGAACCGGCAACATGGAAGTGATTCTGGATCGCAAGCTGGTGGATAAGCGTGTGTTTCCGGCGATCGACATTCAGCGTTCCGGTACTCGTAAGGAAGAGTTGCTGATTCCGAAAGAGGATCTGCAGCGAACCTGGATTCTGCGGAAGGTTCTCAATCCTTTGTCGCCGGTTGAGGCGATGGAGTTGTTGACCGACAAGCTGGCGAAGACGCGGAACAATCAGGAGTTTCTGCACAACATGAGTTCGATCTAG
- a CDS encoding DNA-directed RNA polymerase subunit omega — protein sequence MRSDLIFGALTHVNNRYELCQLASKATRKLHKPNTRLQDTTNEVLDRFKDTIPMDESGESVVEKVQLQERRAA from the coding sequence ATGCGCTCGGATCTTATTTTTGGAGCTCTCACGCACGTGAACAACCGCTACGAGCTTTGTCAGCTGGCGTCGAAGGCGACGCGGAAGCTGCATAAGCCGAACACTCGTTTGCAGGACACTACCAACGAAGTTCTTGATCGCTTCAAAGACACCATCCCTATGGATGAATCTGGCGAGTCTGTCGTAGAAAAGGTACAATTGCAAGAGCGCCGCGCAGCTTAA
- a CDS encoding YifB family Mg chelatase-like AAA ATPase — protein MLFTARSAAVYGIDAHIIDVEVDFSQIKLDQEQFHTVGLPDAAVRESRDRVRSAIKNSGFEIPPTRITINLAPADLKKEGSGFDLPIAIGILGAYGSLHIKDLSDYLLVGELGLDGGLRAVQGMLPIAVAARAKGISNLIIPASNAREAAVVEGVNVYPVKSLLEVRELLNSAAMGGITAVPLKVETTDLLNEMQHFPFDFKDVRGQQVAKRALEVAAAGGHNILMIGPPGSGKTMLAKRLPSILAPLRFEEALETTKIHSVAGVLDSEQGLVAHRPFRSPHHTISDAGLIGGGMMPRPGEVSLAHNGLLFLDELPEFPRNVLEVMRQPLEDGHVTIARAAMSLSFPARFMLAAAMNPCPCGYFNDKSRECMCTPPMIQRYVSKVSGPLLDRIDIHIEVPAVQYKELRGGAAAEGSEQIRARVLAARERQHTRFGQAAERTKGSAKAASRQIFANSQMNTQQIRTYCELSSDAERLLERAMQQQGLSARAHDRILKVARTIADLGGEEDIAVKHIAEAIQYRTLDRSYWS, from the coding sequence ATGCTTTTCACGGCTCGCAGTGCTGCAGTGTATGGAATTGACGCTCACATCATCGATGTCGAAGTTGACTTCTCGCAAATCAAATTAGATCAGGAGCAGTTCCACACGGTGGGACTTCCCGATGCTGCGGTGCGGGAGAGTCGTGACCGGGTGAGGTCAGCGATCAAAAACTCCGGATTCGAAATTCCTCCGACGCGAATCACAATTAACCTGGCTCCCGCAGACCTGAAGAAAGAGGGGTCGGGATTTGATCTGCCGATCGCGATCGGAATATTGGGAGCTTACGGTTCACTGCACATCAAGGATTTGAGCGACTATCTGCTTGTGGGGGAGTTGGGACTGGATGGCGGTCTGCGCGCGGTGCAAGGGATGCTTCCGATCGCGGTGGCTGCGCGGGCGAAGGGAATTTCTAATCTTATTATTCCGGCGAGTAATGCACGCGAGGCGGCGGTAGTCGAAGGTGTCAATGTTTATCCGGTGAAGTCACTGCTCGAGGTTAGGGAACTTTTGAATTCAGCCGCGATGGGTGGAATTACTGCGGTCCCCCTGAAGGTCGAAACCACCGACTTGCTTAACGAGATGCAGCACTTTCCATTCGACTTCAAAGATGTGCGCGGCCAGCAAGTGGCGAAGCGTGCACTCGAGGTCGCCGCGGCGGGTGGACACAACATTCTGATGATCGGACCGCCGGGCTCGGGTAAAACGATGTTAGCCAAGCGGCTGCCGTCAATTCTGGCGCCGCTCAGATTCGAAGAGGCGCTCGAAACAACGAAGATTCATTCGGTCGCGGGCGTTCTGGACTCTGAGCAGGGACTAGTGGCCCATCGACCATTTCGCTCTCCACATCACACGATCTCAGATGCTGGGTTGATTGGCGGCGGGATGATGCCACGGCCAGGCGAAGTATCACTGGCCCACAATGGGCTACTGTTTTTGGATGAGTTGCCAGAATTTCCGCGCAATGTTCTGGAAGTGATGCGTCAGCCATTGGAAGATGGTCATGTGACCATCGCCCGGGCAGCCATGAGCCTGAGTTTCCCGGCCAGATTCATGCTGGCGGCTGCGATGAATCCGTGTCCCTGTGGATATTTCAATGACAAGTCTCGGGAGTGTATGTGTACACCACCGATGATCCAGCGTTATGTCTCGAAGGTTTCGGGGCCTTTGCTTGATCGAATCGATATCCATATAGAGGTTCCCGCGGTGCAATATAAGGAGTTGCGGGGGGGGGCAGCGGCGGAAGGTTCGGAGCAGATTCGAGCACGGGTTTTGGCCGCCAGGGAGCGACAGCACACGCGATTCGGGCAAGCGGCTGAGCGGACGAAAGGGTCCGCAAAGGCAGCTTCCCGCCAGATTTTTGCAAACTCCCAAATGAACACTCAGCAGATACGCACCTATTGCGAACTATCGTCTGATGCCGAACGGCTACTGGAGCGAGCGATGCAGCAACAAGGGCTGAGTGCCCGGGCACATGATCGTATCTTGAAGGTAGCAAGGACGATAGCAGACTTGGGGGGCGAAGAGGATATTGCCGTGAAGCATATTGCTGAGGCGATTCAGTACCGCACGTTAGACCGGAGCTATTGGTCCTAA